A DNA window from Vigna angularis cultivar LongXiaoDou No.4 chromosome 1, ASM1680809v1, whole genome shotgun sequence contains the following coding sequences:
- the LOC108325115 gene encoding ABC transporter G family member 1, with protein MEEENDITVTWEDLQARVAGGKNRKLILNGLTGYAQPGKLLAIMGPSGCGKSTLLDALAGRLGSNIKQTGKILINGLKQELAYGTSGYVTQDDAMLSCLTAGETLYYSAELQFPNSMSVAEKKERADATLREMGLQDAINTRVGGWSCKGLSGGQKRRLSICIEILTHPRLLFLDEPTSGLDSAASFYVMTGIASLILKDGIQRTIVASIHQPSSQVFQLFHHLCLLSSGETVYFGPASHANQFFSSNGFPCPPLYNPSDHYLRIINKDFNQDADEGITTEEATNILVSSYKSSEYRNHVQNEIAKISVNDSGAVGRKKIHAEFLTQCLVLLKRSSKQIYRDISNYWLRLTVFIAVSVSLGSIFYHVGASMRSIQERGSLLCFYVSVLCFMTLVGGFSPLIEEMKVLKRERLNGHYGITAFLVGSTFSAVPYTVLVSFIPGAIVNYLSGLHKGLENFVYFSSVLFAIVMWVESLMMVVGSIFPNFVMGVITAGGVEGLMILTSGFYRLPNDLPKALWKYPLYHVSFLNYGFQGLLKNEFEGLMFSSDEEGGGISLSGRYILSETWHVQMGHSKWVDLAIMFGMILLYRVLFLLITKCKEKLKHVHVGTKAPQAKVFSRTNINDL; from the exons ATGGAGGAAGAGAACGACATAACAGTGACATGGGAGGATTTGCAGGCTAGAGTTGCCGGTGGAAAGAATAGAAAATTAATACTGAATGGTCTAACTGGTTATGCACAACCAGGGAAGCTTTTGGCTATAATGGGTCCTTCTGGTTGTGGCAAATCAACACTTCTTGATGCTTTAGCAG GAAGATTGGGATCGAACATAAAGCAAACGGGGAAGATTCTAATCAATGGCCTGAAGCAAGAACTGGCCTACGGAACATCA GGGTATGTGACACAAGACGATGCGATGCTGTCATGTTTAACAGCTGGGGAAACGTTGTACTACTCAGCTGAGCTCCAATTTCCAAACAGCATGTCTGTAGCTGAGAAGAAGGAACGAGCAGATGCTACACTGAGAGAAATGGGTCTGCAAGATGCGATCAACACAAGGGTTGGAGGATGGAGTTGTAAAGGTCTGAGTGGGGGACAGAAACGGAGACTCAGCATATGCATTGAGATTCTAACACATCCCAGACTCCTCTTCCTTGATGAACCAACCAGTGGCCTTGATAGTGCAGCTTCCTTTTATGTTATGACTGGAATTGCAAGTCTCATTCTAAAGGATGGAATTCAAAGGACTATTGTGGCTTCCATCCACCAGCCTAGCAGTCAGGTTTTCCAACTTTTTCATCATCTTTGTCTTCTCTCTTCAGGAGAGACCGTGTATTTTGGACCAGCCTCTCATGCAAATCAG TTTTTCTCTTCCAATGGTTTTCCCTGCCCACCTCTCTACAATCCTTCTGATCATTACCTAAGGATCATaaacaaagatttcaatcag GATGCCGACGAAGGAATTACCACTGAAGAAGCAACTAATATCCTTGTCAGTTCTTATAAATCGTCTGAATATAGAAATCACGTTCAGAATGAAATAGCAAAAATAAGTGTAAAC GATTCTGGTGCCGTTGGAAGGAAGAAGATTCACGCTGAATTCCTCACTCAGTGTCTGGTTCTTCTGAAAAGATCTTCGAAGCAAATCTATCGTGATATAAGCAATTACTGGTTACGTCTGACTGTCTTTATAGCAGTATCTGTAAGCTTGGGCTCTATCTTCTACCACGTCGGTGCAAGTATGAGATCAATTCAG GAAAGAGGATCGCTGCTTTGTTTTTACGTTTCGGTTTTGTGTTTCATGACACTTGTCGGTGGATTCTCGCCGTTAATCGAGGAAATGAAG GTGTTAAAGAGAGAAAGATTGAATGGACATTATGGTATAACAGCGTTTCTGGTAGGGAGCACATTTTCTGCTGTTCCTTACACAGTATTGGTATCTTTCATTCCGGGAGCTATTGTTAATTATCTTTCTGGACTGCACAAAGGATTAGAGAACTTTGTATACTTTTCTTCTGTCCTATTTGCTATTGTGATGTGGGTTGAGAGCCTCATGATGGTTGTTGGGAGcatttttccaaattttgttaTGGGTGTAATCACTGCTGGTGGGGTTGAAGGACTGATGATTTTGACAAGTGGATTCTACAGGCTGCCTAATGATCTTCCGAAAGCATTATGGAAATACCCTTTGTACCATGTTTCCTTCCTCAACTATGGTTTCCAAGGATTGTTAAAGAATGAATTTGAGGGATTAATGTTTAGTTCAGATGAGGAAGGAGGAGGCATAAGTCTCAGTGGTAGATATATTCTGTCAGAGACATGGCATGTGCAAATGGGTCACTCAAAGTGGGTTGATCTTGCTATCATGTTTGGTATGATTCTTCTCTATAGAGTTCTATTCTTGCTCATCACTAAATGCAAGGAGAAATTGAAACATGTTCATGTTGGCACTAAGGCTCCTCAAGCAAAAGTTTTCTCCAGAACCAACATCAATGATCTTTAA